In Sphingomonas sp. PAMC26645, one DNA window encodes the following:
- a CDS encoding DUF3035 domain-containing protein has translation MRKFVPLAAGLTCVALLSGCGAGRSLDRARPDEFAVARQAPLVIPPDFALVPPQPGAARPQDTAANAQTLDALFGGAATRSPAESGVVADAGADNDDPGIRSSAGDPGTTVVDKGSTTRDIVAAPEGDGQDAKTTAN, from the coding sequence ATGCGTAAGTTCGTACCCCTGGCCGCCGGCCTCACATGCGTCGCGCTGCTCAGTGGTTGCGGGGCAGGCCGAAGCCTCGATCGCGCACGCCCGGACGAGTTTGCGGTCGCGCGCCAAGCGCCGCTGGTGATTCCGCCCGATTTCGCGCTGGTCCCGCCGCAGCCCGGCGCAGCCCGCCCGCAGGATACCGCCGCCAACGCGCAGACGCTCGACGCACTGTTCGGTGGGGCCGCTACGCGCAGCCCGGCCGAGTCGGGCGTCGTCGCTGATGCGGGCGCCGACAATGACGATCCCGGCATCCGCTCCAGCGCAGGCGATCCCGGCACGACGGTCGTCGACAAGGGTTCGACGACGCGCGACATCGTCGCGGCGCCGGAGGGCGACGGCCAGGACGCGAAGACTACCGCGAACTGA
- a CDS encoding TorF family putative porin translates to MRFTTLLLGGIALAAATPAFAQDAATAPPKEVTVSGSVGLTNDYRFRGVSQSDENLAVQGGITIAHKSGIYIGTWGSNLAGWGTFGGSNMELDLIAGYKTPIGGGGAIDVGATWYMYPGGFDNTDFIEPYAKLSGTVGPVALLAGVAYAPKQQALGPWYVNGTSAANGVYDRVNAKDDNLYLWGDISSGIPNTGLTVKAHVGHSNGNKGLGPFATSVSPTGEYWDWLFGADYVIPTTPLTLGVAYVDTDISKRESAYLQPSFSRGQDGTGSIAGGKVLVSLTAAF, encoded by the coding sequence ATGCGCTTCACCACACTTCTTCTCGGCGGCATTGCTTTGGCTGCCGCAACGCCAGCGTTCGCGCAGGATGCGGCCACGGCGCCCCCCAAGGAGGTCACCGTCTCGGGTTCGGTCGGGCTGACCAACGACTATCGCTTTCGCGGCGTGTCACAGTCGGACGAGAACCTCGCCGTCCAGGGCGGCATCACGATCGCGCACAAGAGCGGCATCTATATCGGCACCTGGGGTTCAAACCTCGCGGGCTGGGGTACGTTCGGCGGTTCCAACATGGAGCTCGATCTGATCGCCGGCTACAAGACGCCGATCGGTGGCGGCGGCGCGATCGACGTCGGCGCGACCTGGTACATGTATCCGGGCGGCTTCGACAACACCGACTTCATCGAGCCCTATGCCAAGCTGTCGGGCACCGTCGGCCCGGTCGCGTTGCTCGCGGGCGTCGCCTATGCGCCCAAGCAGCAGGCGCTCGGGCCTTGGTATGTCAACGGTACGTCGGCGGCGAACGGGGTGTACGACCGCGTCAACGCCAAGGACGACAATCTGTACCTCTGGGGCGATATCAGCAGCGGGATCCCCAACACTGGGCTGACCGTGAAGGCGCATGTCGGCCATTCGAACGGCAACAAGGGCCTCGGGCCGTTCGCGACCAGCGTGTCGCCGACCGGCGAGTATTGGGACTGGCTGTTCGGTGCGGACTACGTGATCCCGACGACCCCGCTGACGCTGGGCGTGGCGTATGTCGACACCGACATCTCGAAGCGCGAGTCGGCGTATCTCCAGCCGAGCTTCAGCCGTGGCCAGGACGGCACCGGTTCGATCGCCGGCGGCAAGGTGTTGGTGTCGCTGACCGCCGCGTTCTGA